Proteins from a genomic interval of Sander vitreus isolate 19-12246 chromosome 6, sanVit1, whole genome shotgun sequence:
- the LOC144519240 gene encoding uncharacterized protein LOC144519240 — protein MRRTGMDLLWRILAALSFDCFKDSSSSKSPTKQSSSQAGSLESSSLTGSLSLGPDLPHCQCCISYEARLKRLSCGHLYCDPCCDQIVNLAFEDIEGLSDYPCPMCKSIRQLGGLGPSSSGYFYGPDGILQQEQCTGKEHGNRWG, from the exons ATGAGAAGAACCGGCATGGATCTGCTGTGGAGGATCCTAGCAGCTCTCAGCTTCGACTGCTTTAAAGATTCATCGTCGTCAAA GTCTCCCACCAAGCAGAGCTCGAGCCAGGCCGGCAGCCTGGAGAGCAGCTCCCTGACCGGCTCTCTGTCACTGGGCCCCGACCTGCCACACTGTCAGTGCTGCATCTCCTACGAGGCCCGCCTGAAGCGCCTCTCCTGCGGACACCTCTACTGCGACCCCTGCTGCGACCAGATCGTCAACCTGGCCTTTGAAGATATCGAGGGCCTGTCCGACTACCCCTGCCCCATGTGCAAGTCCATCCGGCAGCTGGGAGGCCTTGGCCCGTCCTCCTCTGGCTACTTCTACGGGCCTGATGGCATCCTGCAGCAGGAGCAGTGTACAGGGAAGGAGCACGGCAATCGGTGGGGGTAA